In Sphingobium amiense, a genomic segment contains:
- a CDS encoding aspartate aminotransferase family protein produces MSNALLPVFQPASMLFDHGEGAWLTTANGERYLDFGAGIAVNALGYSHPHLIGALERQGRKLWHLSNVYRISETERLAERLTAACFADVAFFANSGAEANECAIKIARRHHDAHGHPDRWRIITFEGAFHGRTLATMAAGGNRKYLDGFGPSVDGFDQCPLGDIEAVRACIGPETAAIMIEPIQGESGIRSVSHSFLRQLRALCDERGLLLIFDEIQCGIARTGYLFAHQESSVVPDIMSLAKGLGGGFPIGACLATRNAAFGMTPGAHGSTFGGNPLAGAVANAVLDIVMDDPLLAEIRHKGALLRELLQDVAGRYPDFIVEVRGRGLMLGIKTTLPSQEIVEALRARAKVLTIAAGDNVTRVLPPLIVTDEEIRLFAERCNEVFPSLSKRAAKET; encoded by the coding sequence ATGAGCAATGCGCTTCTTCCCGTGTTCCAGCCGGCATCCATGCTGTTCGACCATGGCGAAGGCGCATGGCTGACTACGGCGAATGGTGAACGCTATCTCGATTTCGGCGCGGGCATCGCCGTCAATGCACTTGGTTATTCACATCCGCATCTAATCGGAGCGCTGGAGCGCCAAGGCCGCAAGCTCTGGCACCTGTCCAATGTCTATCGGATTTCTGAAACCGAGAGACTGGCCGAACGCCTGACGGCCGCCTGTTTCGCCGACGTTGCTTTCTTTGCGAACTCCGGGGCCGAGGCCAATGAATGCGCGATCAAGATCGCGCGCCGGCACCACGACGCCCATGGCCATCCAGACCGCTGGCGCATCATCACCTTTGAAGGCGCGTTTCACGGTCGAACGCTGGCGACGATGGCTGCTGGCGGGAACCGCAAATATCTTGACGGCTTCGGCCCCTCGGTCGACGGGTTCGATCAGTGTCCGCTCGGAGACATCGAGGCTGTCCGCGCCTGCATCGGGCCAGAAACCGCCGCCATCATGATCGAGCCCATTCAGGGCGAAAGCGGCATCAGGTCGGTCAGTCACAGCTTTCTGCGCCAGCTCCGCGCGCTTTGTGACGAACGCGGCCTTCTGTTGATCTTTGACGAAATACAGTGTGGCATTGCACGCACTGGCTATCTCTTCGCGCATCAGGAATCCAGTGTTGTCCCCGACATCATGAGTCTAGCCAAGGGGCTCGGCGGCGGCTTCCCGATCGGCGCGTGCCTCGCCACTCGCAACGCGGCGTTCGGCATGACGCCTGGCGCGCATGGTTCGACCTTCGGGGGCAATCCGCTTGCCGGGGCCGTCGCCAACGCGGTGCTCGACATCGTGATGGATGACCCGCTGCTCGCGGAAATCCGGCACAAGGGTGCTTTGCTACGCGAGCTGCTGCAGGACGTAGCCGGACGCTATCCCGACTTCATCGTCGAGGTGCGCGGGCGTGGCCTGATGCTCGGAATCAAAACCACGCTCCCGTCGCAGGAAATCGTTGAAGCGCTGCGCGCGCGGGCGAAGGTGCTGACGATTGCCGCTGGCGACAACGTGACCCGCGTGCTGCCGCCGCTGATCGTCACCGATGAGGAAATTCGCCTGTTCGCCGAACGCTGCAACGAGGTTTTCCCCTCTCTCTCAAAGCGCGCGGCAAAAGAGACATGA
- the pdxY gene encoding pyridoxal kinase — MTTSIISIQSQVVHGHVGNSAAVLPMQAQGLNVAAVPTTLLSNHPGFETMRGRVLEPELVGDLLRGVEERGLIETSRYIVSGYLGSRANGEVVAAFVKRARQLNPDITYICDPVMGDANLGVFVSDQVVECICDELVPLADLLTPNQFEVGLIAGSQLSRWRELETAVLKIQEQRGARFVVTGCTLSDTPDGSLENIVFEDKSCTRLTSPRLPMVPVGTGDLYTGLLTANLARDLTLVEAARRAAAIVLDILGRTMAEGEHEMQLASVIETLGPACKEPSE, encoded by the coding sequence GCATGTCGGCAACAGCGCCGCCGTTCTGCCTATGCAGGCGCAAGGGTTGAACGTCGCGGCGGTGCCAACCACTCTGCTTTCCAACCATCCCGGTTTTGAGACCATGCGCGGACGCGTGCTGGAGCCGGAACTTGTCGGCGACCTGTTGCGCGGAGTCGAGGAACGCGGGCTGATCGAGACGAGCCGCTATATCGTCTCCGGCTATCTCGGTTCCCGCGCCAACGGCGAAGTTGTGGCCGCGTTCGTCAAACGGGCACGGCAGCTCAATCCCGACATCACATACATCTGCGATCCGGTCATGGGAGACGCCAATCTCGGGGTCTTCGTATCCGATCAGGTGGTGGAATGCATATGCGATGAGTTGGTCCCGCTGGCCGACCTGCTGACGCCCAACCAGTTCGAGGTCGGGCTGATCGCGGGCAGCCAGCTATCGAGATGGCGCGAGCTTGAGACAGCCGTTCTGAAAATTCAGGAACAGCGCGGAGCGCGATTTGTCGTCACCGGATGCACGCTCTCCGATACGCCGGACGGCTCGCTGGAGAATATCGTCTTCGAGGACAAGTCCTGCACGCGGCTGACATCGCCGCGCCTGCCGATGGTGCCAGTCGGGACAGGCGATCTCTATACCGGCCTTCTGACCGCCAACCTCGCGCGGGACCTCACGCTGGTCGAAGCCGCCCGCCGCGCCGCCGCCATCGTACTCGACATTCTCGGGCGGACGATGGCTGAGGGCGAACACGAAATGCAGCTCGCCAGCGTCATCGAAACGCTTGGTCCCGCCTGCAAGGAGCCCTCTGAATGA
- the hemA gene encoding 5-aminolevulinate synthase — translation MTLFNYRDFFTNELSQLHREGRYRVFADLERESQSGIHAFDHRTGRRITIWCSNDYLSMGVHPEVIGAARDALEQYGAGAGGTRNISGTSHEHVLLERELADLHGKPSALLFTSGYVANDAALSSLGRFLPGCVIFSDALNHASMIEGIRRSGAEKRVFAHNDWRDLERQLASVCKYRPKLICFESCYSMDGDFAPMEAICDLAEKHNAFTYVDEVHAVGLYGARGAGVAERDGLLDRIDMFQGTLSKGFGSIGGYIAGSRDAVDFVRSFAPGFIFSTALPPSVVAGIRAALHHLKEDGSSRLALARRTASLKAKMLASDIPVLPSPSHILPVMIGDAALAKAITDQLMGEYGIYIQPINYPTVPRGTERLRITPTPLHTDEDENALAAALVAIRQKSPRWRELAVAAQQDNPLVTVEGLA, via the coding sequence ATGACCCTGTTCAATTATCGGGATTTCTTCACCAACGAACTGTCGCAATTGCACCGGGAGGGACGCTATCGCGTCTTCGCCGATCTTGAACGGGAATCGCAGAGCGGCATTCATGCCTTCGATCATCGGACCGGCAGGCGGATTACGATCTGGTGCTCGAATGATTATCTGTCGATGGGCGTACACCCAGAAGTCATCGGCGCGGCGCGTGACGCATTAGAACAATATGGCGCGGGCGCAGGCGGAACGCGCAACATCTCCGGCACCAGTCATGAACATGTCCTGCTCGAACGGGAGCTTGCCGACCTGCACGGCAAGCCATCCGCCTTGCTGTTCACATCGGGTTATGTAGCGAACGACGCCGCGCTTTCATCACTTGGCCGTTTCTTGCCCGGATGCGTGATCTTTTCCGACGCGCTGAACCATGCCTCGATGATCGAGGGTATTCGCCGCTCGGGCGCGGAAAAGCGGGTGTTCGCGCATAACGACTGGCGCGATCTCGAACGGCAACTCGCCTCCGTCTGCAAATACCGGCCGAAGCTGATCTGCTTCGAGAGCTGCTATTCCATGGATGGCGACTTCGCGCCGATGGAGGCGATCTGCGATCTCGCCGAGAAGCACAATGCGTTCACCTATGTCGACGAGGTCCATGCCGTCGGTCTCTACGGCGCGCGTGGGGCCGGCGTCGCCGAGCGCGATGGCCTTCTTGACCGCATCGACATGTTTCAGGGGACGCTCAGCAAAGGTTTCGGCTCGATCGGGGGCTACATCGCCGGCAGTCGCGATGCGGTCGATTTCGTTCGCAGTTTTGCGCCCGGTTTCATCTTCAGCACCGCACTGCCACCGTCCGTCGTCGCCGGCATTCGCGCCGCCTTACATCACCTGAAGGAAGACGGATCGTCCCGACTGGCGCTTGCAAGGCGAACGGCATCGCTCAAGGCCAAGATGTTGGCGAGTGATATCCCCGTTCTGCCGAGTCCAAGCCACATCCTGCCAGTGATGATCGGTGATGCCGCGCTGGCAAAAGCGATCACCGACCAGCTTATGGGCGAATACGGCATCTACATACAGCCGATCAACTACCCGACCGTTCCGCGCGGAACCGAGCGCCTGCGCATTACGCCAACTCCGCTCCATACCGACGAGGACGAGAACGCCCTGGCCGCAGCGCTCGTCGCGATCCGCCAGAAATCTCCGCGCTGGAGGGAACTGGCAGTGGCGGCGCAGCAGGACAATCCCCTCGTCACGGTGGAGGGCCTGGCATGA
- a CDS encoding LysR family transcriptional regulator — MRRRRLKDTSLHQSPQLFSGRIPMASLIQTLAVAEHLNFHHAAQALGISQSSVSARIRALEEELGIPLFERNTRGVRLTEAGRHFVERVTTGVDHLDHAIKTASLAASGDCGSLRMGIHGLIPGSFLDHLVTRYRADHPAIGVEMVEGSARDAIIQLRAHRLDVAFLVGRFDLPDCHSRPIWTEPLVAALPANHRFAEEPCVTWPDLASETFLVRHGGTGPQVHDHIVLRLAGRWPQPVIQRFEVERGTLLSMVAQGFGITLLGAASQLSPTAGVAFLSIDDEPEPVVFSAVWSPQNRSAALRNLLALADEMGRSTQPN, encoded by the coding sequence ATGCGCAGGCGGCGGCTGAAAGATACTTCCCTGCATCAATCGCCCCAACTGTTCAGCGGGCGTATCCCGATGGCATCTCTTATCCAGACGCTGGCTGTCGCAGAACACCTAAACTTCCACCATGCCGCCCAGGCGCTCGGCATTAGCCAATCAAGTGTCAGCGCCCGTATTCGGGCGCTGGAAGAAGAACTTGGTATTCCGCTATTCGAGCGCAACACGCGCGGCGTTCGACTGACCGAAGCTGGCCGGCATTTTGTCGAGCGCGTCACAACCGGCGTCGACCATCTCGACCATGCTATAAAAACCGCCAGCCTGGCCGCGTCGGGAGATTGCGGCAGCCTGCGCATGGGTATTCATGGCCTCATCCCCGGCAGCTTTCTCGACCATCTGGTGACGCGATACCGAGCGGACCATCCCGCCATCGGCGTTGAAATGGTCGAAGGATCGGCGCGCGACGCGATCATACAGTTGCGCGCCCACCGGCTCGACGTTGCATTTCTGGTCGGCAGGTTCGATCTGCCCGATTGCCATTCTCGTCCCATCTGGACCGAACCGCTGGTCGCGGCGCTACCGGCAAACCATCGGTTCGCTGAAGAACCCTGCGTCACATGGCCCGATCTCGCGAGTGAGACTTTCCTTGTCCGCCATGGTGGAACGGGACCGCAGGTCCATGACCATATCGTGTTGCGTCTTGCCGGACGCTGGCCACAGCCGGTCATCCAGCGTTTCGAGGTGGAACGCGGTACGCTGTTGTCCATGGTCGCGCAGGGTTTTGGCATCACGCTTCTTGGAGCCGCGAGCCAACTATCTCCCACGGCAGGGGTTGCCTTTCTGTCGATCGACGACGAGCCGGAACCTGTCGTGTTTTCGGCCGTATGGTCGCCGCAGAACCGTAGCGCTGCACTCCGCAACCTGCTCGCCCTGGCAGACGAAATGGGCCGCTCGACTCAACCCAATTGA
- a CDS encoding TrbC/VirB2 family protein, with translation MIRTTIRVRRTIATAAAFAYVNLVLVPAAHASGSSMPWEAPLQKILQSIEGPVAKIVAVIIIIATGLALAFGDTSGGFRKLIQIVFGLSIAFAASSFFLSFFSFGGGALV, from the coding sequence ATGATCCGCACCACTATCCGCGTGCGTCGCACGATCGCGACCGCCGCCGCCTTCGCCTACGTCAATCTCGTTCTCGTTCCGGCCGCCCATGCGTCCGGTTCGTCCATGCCGTGGGAAGCGCCGCTTCAGAAAATCCTTCAGTCGATCGAGGGGCCGGTCGCCAAGATCGTCGCCGTCATCATCATCATCGCGACCGGTCTGGCGCTCGCCTTCGGCGATACCTCGGGCGGCTTCCGCAAGCTGATTCAGATCGTGTTCGGCCTCTCCATCGCCTTCGCCGCGTCGAGCTTCTTCCTGTCGTTCTTCTCGTTCGGCGGCGGGGCGCTCGTCTGA
- a CDS encoding MFS transporter translates to MTFAAAAGLSVANTYYAQPLLDAIAQDFGIAPATVGLVVTLTQIGYGLGLIFIVPLGDLVDRRKLILGQGILSVIALVSIAMARSEAILFASLAAMGLMAVVIQILVAFAATLASPQERGRTVGLVTSGIVIGILGARSIAGLLADLGGWRMVYLISAVLTLVMVGLLLRVLPRQSSPTGTDNYLAVLRSTPTLFLHDRILLVRGVLALLIFAAFSTFWTALVLPLSAAPFSYSHTQIGLFGLVGLTGAIAATGAGRLADRGLGQWTTGLSLIFLLVSWALIALLPVSLPALLVGVILLDLAVQAVHVTNQSIIFERHPEARSRLVGGYMVFYSLGSGVGAITSTMVFAHSGWLGVSALGATFSLFALLVWFGTRRLSTSERGR, encoded by the coding sequence TTGACCTTTGCTGCCGCGGCCGGTCTTAGCGTCGCCAATACCTACTACGCTCAGCCGCTGCTTGATGCGATTGCGCAGGATTTCGGCATTGCGCCGGCGACCGTGGGTCTCGTCGTGACGCTAACCCAGATTGGCTATGGGCTGGGGTTGATCTTCATTGTTCCCCTCGGCGATCTTGTCGACCGTCGCAAACTGATACTCGGCCAGGGCATATTATCGGTGATCGCCCTGGTTTCGATCGCCATGGCGAGATCGGAGGCAATCCTATTCGCTAGTCTGGCCGCAATGGGCCTGATGGCGGTCGTGATCCAGATTCTCGTCGCGTTCGCCGCGACGCTGGCCTCACCGCAAGAGCGCGGAAGGACCGTTGGGCTCGTGACGAGCGGTATCGTGATCGGGATCCTCGGTGCGCGCTCCATCGCCGGGCTGCTCGCGGACCTCGGCGGTTGGCGGATGGTCTATCTCATCTCGGCCGTCCTCACGCTCGTCATGGTCGGCCTTTTGCTGCGTGTTCTGCCACGGCAATCCTCGCCGACCGGAACTGACAACTACCTCGCCGTGCTACGATCCACTCCAACCCTGTTTCTGCATGACCGGATATTGCTTGTCCGTGGCGTTCTCGCGCTGCTTATTTTCGCGGCTTTCAGCACCTTCTGGACTGCGCTCGTGCTGCCGCTCAGTGCCGCGCCCTTTTCCTATTCTCATACACAAATTGGTCTGTTCGGTCTCGTCGGCCTGACTGGAGCGATTGCGGCGACCGGCGCTGGCAGGCTCGCCGATCGCGGTCTTGGACAATGGACCACGGGCCTCTCACTCATCTTCTTGCTGGTGTCATGGGCATTGATCGCACTTCTGCCGGTGTCGCTTCCGGCGCTTCTTGTCGGCGTCATACTTCTCGACCTCGCCGTGCAGGCAGTCCACGTCACGAACCAGAGCATAATATTCGAGCGTCACCCCGAGGCGCGCAGCCGTCTCGTCGGCGGCTACATGGTCTTCTACTCGCTTGGCAGCGGCGTTGGCGCGATCACCTCCACCATGGTGTTCGCACACTCAGGCTGGCTCGGCGTATCGGCTTTAGGGGCGACGTTCAGTCTTTTCGCTCTTCTTGTGTGGTTTGGCACCCGCCGACTGTCGACCAGCGAGAGGGGGCGATGA
- the trbB gene encoding P-type conjugative transfer ATPase TrbB translates to MTANHQKPEVIARGARMLRTALGPAIARFLEEPAVVEVMLNPDGRIWVDRLSEGLADTGEMMSPADGERIVRLVAHHVGAEVHARSPRVSAELPETGERFEGLLPPVVTAPAFAIRKPAVAVFTLDDYVAAGIMSGDQAEALRAAVTSRANILVAGGTSTGKTTLTNALLAEVAKGTDRVVIIEDTRELQCTAPNLVSMRTKDGVATLSDLVRSSLRLRPDRIPIGEVRGAEALDLLKAWGTGHPGGIGTIHAGTGIGALRRLEQLIQEAVVTVPRALIAETIDLVAVLSGRGSARRLVELARVEGLGADGDYRITQAIPTSTGESA, encoded by the coding sequence ATGACTGCCAACCACCAAAAACCAGAAGTCATTGCACGCGGTGCGCGGATGCTGCGCACCGCGCTCGGCCCCGCCATCGCCCGCTTTCTGGAAGAACCGGCCGTTGTCGAGGTGATGTTGAACCCGGATGGCCGTATCTGGGTGGACCGTCTCTCCGAAGGTCTGGCCGATACCGGCGAGATGATGTCGCCCGCAGATGGCGAACGCATCGTGCGCCTGGTCGCACATCATGTCGGCGCGGAAGTCCACGCCCGAAGCCCTCGCGTCTCGGCTGAACTGCCCGAGACCGGCGAACGCTTCGAGGGGCTGTTGCCTCCTGTGGTCACAGCCCCGGCCTTCGCCATCCGCAAGCCCGCCGTCGCCGTCTTCACCCTCGACGATTATGTGGCTGCCGGCATCATGTCCGGCGATCAGGCGGAAGCGTTGCGTGCGGCTGTCACGTCCCGCGCCAATATCCTCGTCGCCGGCGGCACCTCGACCGGCAAGACCACGCTAACCAATGCGCTGCTGGCCGAAGTGGCAAAGGGCACCGATCGCGTCGTCATCATCGAAGACACGCGCGAACTGCAATGCACCGCCCCGAACCTTGTCTCCATGCGAACCAAGGACGGCGTCGCCACGCTCTCCGATCTCGTCCGGTCCTCACTGCGCCTGCGGCCCGACCGCATCCCGATTGGCGAGGTACGCGGCGCTGAAGCGCTCGACCTTCTCAAAGCCTGGGGCACCGGACACCCCGGCGGCATCGGCACGATCCACGCCGGCACCGGCATCGGCGCGCTGCGCCGTCTCGAACAGCTCATTCAGGAAGCCGTCGTCACCGTCCCGCGCGCGTTGATCGCCGAGACCATCGACCTCGTTGCCGTCCTCTCCGGCCGCGGTTCCGCGCGCCGGCTCGTCGAACTCGCCCGCGTCGAAGGGCTCGGTGCCGACGGCGACTACCGCATCACCCAAGCCATCCCCACCAGCACAGGAGAATCCGCATGA
- a CDS encoding VirB3 family type IV secretion system protein — translation MAGFEQLGVPGFTVPVHRALTEHILLGGAPRSIAILNGTLAGAVGLGLRLWLVGLLIWAVGHFAAVWAAKRDPLFVEVGRRHLRIPGHLSV, via the coding sequence ATGGCGGGCTTCGAACAATTGGGCGTGCCGGGCTTCACCGTGCCGGTCCATCGCGCGCTGACCGAGCATATTTTGCTCGGCGGCGCGCCACGATCCATCGCGATCCTGAACGGGACGCTGGCCGGAGCCGTGGGCCTTGGCCTGCGCCTGTGGCTGGTTGGCCTGCTGATCTGGGCTGTCGGGCATTTCGCGGCGGTATGGGCGGCGAAGCGTGATCCGCTTTTCGTCGAGGTCGGCCGCCGCCATCTGCGCATCCCCGGTCATCTGTCGGTCTGA
- a CDS encoding conjugal transfer protein TraG has protein sequence MRGGRILWGQITVVLTIVFVMTWAATQWTAWRLGFQAQLGTPWFELVGWPVYYPPAFFWWWFSFDAYAPAIFTEGGIIAVSGGFLAIAVAITMSIMRAREIGNVATYGSARWAEDREIRSAGLLGPDGVVLGRYNQDYLRHDGPEHVLCFAPTRSGKGVGLVVPTLLTWPGSCIVHDIKGENWTLTAGFRARHGRVLLFDPTNVQSSAYNPLLEVRQGEWEVRDVQNIADILVDPEGSLDKRNHWEKTSHSLLVGAILHVLYAEKDKTLAGVANFLSDPRRPVEATLRAMMDTPHLGEAGVHPVIASSARELLNKSDNERSGVLSTAMSFLGLYRDPVVARVTTRCDWRIADLVGGKKAVSLYLVVPPSDINRTKPLIRLILNQIGRRLTEELTTSGKRHRLLLMLDEFPALGRLDFFESALAFMAGYGIKGFLIAQSLNQIERAYGQNNSILDNCHVRVSFATNDERTAKRVSDALGTATEMRDSTNYAGHRLSPWLGHLMVSRQETARPLLTPGEIMQLPPTDEIVMVAGTPPIRASKARYFEDRRLQERILTPPDLATLASAANPSASDDWSARIVAAAGGASSTNPGDADGDPANAGIRREPELPEHEDIITPCPPSAQEFDLLDDEPDVDAAKANAMRARMRGIARQASLDPGDGIEL, from the coding sequence ATGCGTGGTGGCCGAATTCTCTGGGGTCAGATCACCGTTGTCCTGACCATCGTGTTCGTCATGACCTGGGCGGCGACACAATGGACAGCATGGCGGCTCGGCTTTCAGGCGCAACTCGGAACCCCATGGTTCGAGCTGGTGGGCTGGCCGGTCTATTATCCCCCGGCCTTCTTCTGGTGGTGGTTTTCCTTCGACGCCTACGCACCCGCGATCTTTACCGAGGGCGGCATTATCGCGGTGTCTGGCGGCTTCCTCGCCATCGCCGTCGCCATCACCATGTCGATCATGCGGGCGCGCGAGATCGGAAACGTCGCGACCTATGGCTCGGCACGATGGGCTGAGGACAGGGAAATCCGCTCGGCCGGCCTGCTCGGTCCCGATGGTGTCGTGCTCGGGCGCTACAACCAAGATTATCTGCGCCATGACGGGCCGGAGCATGTCCTGTGTTTCGCGCCGACGCGATCCGGCAAAGGCGTTGGCCTCGTCGTGCCGACGCTGCTGACCTGGCCGGGAAGCTGCATCGTCCACGATATCAAGGGCGAGAACTGGACGCTGACAGCTGGATTCCGCGCAAGGCACGGCCGCGTCCTGCTGTTCGATCCGACCAACGTGCAATCCTCGGCCTACAATCCCTTGCTGGAGGTGCGGCAGGGCGAATGGGAAGTCCGCGACGTGCAGAATATCGCGGATATTCTGGTCGATCCGGAAGGCAGTCTCGATAAGCGCAACCATTGGGAAAAGACCAGCCACAGCCTGCTGGTCGGCGCGATCCTGCATGTCCTCTACGCCGAGAAGGACAAGACGCTGGCCGGCGTCGCCAACTTCCTGTCCGATCCGCGCCGCCCGGTGGAAGCCACCTTGCGCGCGATGATGGACACGCCGCACCTGGGCGAAGCCGGCGTTCATCCCGTCATCGCATCGTCCGCCCGCGAGCTACTGAACAAATCCGACAATGAGCGGTCGGGCGTGCTCTCGACTGCCATGAGCTTTCTCGGCCTCTACCGCGATCCGGTCGTGGCTCGCGTCACGACACGGTGCGACTGGCGGATTGCCGATCTCGTCGGAGGCAAGAAGGCGGTCAGCCTCTACCTTGTTGTTCCGCCGTCTGACATCAACCGCACCAAGCCGCTGATCCGCCTGATCCTCAACCAGATCGGTCGCAGGCTCACCGAGGAGCTGACGACTTCTGGCAAACGCCATCGGCTGCTCTTGATGCTGGACGAGTTTCCAGCGCTCGGCCGTCTCGATTTCTTCGAGTCCGCTCTGGCCTTCATGGCGGGCTACGGCATCAAGGGCTTCCTGATCGCGCAGAGCCTCAATCAAATCGAACGCGCCTACGGCCAGAACAACTCGATCCTCGACAATTGCCATGTCCGGGTGAGTTTCGCGACGAATGACGAAAGGACTGCAAAGCGGGTCAGCGACGCGCTCGGCACGGCGACGGAGATGCGCGATTCCACCAACTATGCCGGCCACCGGCTCTCGCCATGGCTCGGCCATCTGATGGTCTCGCGGCAAGAGACGGCGCGGCCGCTGCTGACTCCCGGCGAGATCATGCAGCTCCCGCCTACCGACGAAATCGTCATGGTGGCCGGAACACCGCCGATCCGCGCCAGCAAGGCCCGGTATTTCGAGGATCGGCGGTTGCAGGAGCGCATCCTGACCCCGCCTGACCTTGCCACCCTGGCGTCTGCCGCAAACCCTTCAGCATCGGACGATTGGTCCGCCCGCATTGTCGCGGCGGCCGGTGGAGCATCCTCGACCAATCCCGGCGATGCCGATGGCGACCCGGCCAATGCGGGCATCCGCCGCGAGCCGGAATTGCCCGAGCATGAGGATATCATCACGCCGTGCCCGCCGTCAGCACAGGAGTTCGACCTACTGGACGACGAACCGGACGTGGACGCCGCCAAGGCCAACGCCATGCGCGCCCGAATGCGCGGAATCGCGCGGCAGGCGTCACTAGACCCCGGCGACGGCATCGAACTTTGA
- a CDS encoding ribbon-helix-helix domain-containing protein yields MTTRTRMNVYFDPALLKQIEALSLRRKVSKSAIVEAAVASFLSGDTSEKLEAAMSRRLDKLGRQIDGLDEDLAVLGEAVSLFVQFWLLVTPPVPDGAQASAKAKGAERFKGFMQTLGRRLATGDRFLKELSRDVESVPAEPSTDQFEANSDPA; encoded by the coding sequence ATGACGACCCGCACCCGCATGAATGTCTATTTCGATCCAGCCTTGCTCAAACAGATCGAAGCCCTGTCGCTGCGCCGCAAGGTCTCGAAATCCGCCATCGTCGAGGCGGCTGTCGCCTCCTTCCTGTCGGGCGATACGAGCGAGAAACTGGAAGCAGCCATGTCGCGCCGCCTCGACAAGCTCGGCCGCCAGATCGACGGGCTAGACGAAGATCTCGCCGTGCTCGGCGAGGCCGTCTCGCTGTTTGTCCAATTCTGGCTCCTGGTCACGCCGCCGGTGCCGGACGGCGCGCAAGCATCCGCCAAGGCAAAAGGTGCGGAGCGGTTCAAAGGCTTCATGCAGACGCTCGGCCGTCGATTGGCCACCGGAGACAGATTCTTGAAAGAGCTGTCACGCGATGTCGAGTCGGTTCCTGCGGAGCCTTCGACAGATCAGTTCGAGGCGAATAGTGATCCAGCTTGA